From the genome of Vicia villosa cultivar HV-30 ecotype Madison, WI linkage group LG2, Vvil1.0, whole genome shotgun sequence, one region includes:
- the LOC131646817 gene encoding stress response protein NST1-like has product MSSNIDAADFECNICFDLAQEPVVTLCGHLFCWPCLYRWLHHRSNPQGCPVCKTLVEEQKLIPLYGKGRSVTSPRMEISRRPSDFHILFARLEQSLLSRESIEKRFKEYIDKRIMDIHEAEEQRFERLQEAQEQRSKRLEQRIKECRANEEQRIKRFRADAEQQIKECRAEVEQRIKGCRAEAEQGIKECRVKYRADAKERMKKCRADSEQRIKRCRAEYRAAYHAESEQHIKECRAETELRINEYRVEAEQRIEECHVEAEQRIKECRAEYLADAEQRIKECRAEAEHRIKEIRAEEEQRIEECHVEADQCIEKYHVEAEQRIKEYREEADQRIKERRAKYHAETAIRFPTPKVQ; this is encoded by the exons ATGAGTTCCAATATCGACGCTGCTGATTTCGAATGTAACATTTGTTTCGATTTGGCTCAGGAACCAGTGGTCACACTCTGTGGCCATTTATTCTGTTGGCCATGTCTTTACAGGTGGTTACATCATCGTTCTAATCCTCAAGGATGTCCTGTTTGCAAAACACTTGTTGAAGAACAGAAATTGATTCCTCTTTATGGTAAAGGAAGATCTGTAACTAGTCCAAGAATGGAGATTTCTCGTCGTCCTTCGGACTTTCATATATTGTTTGCGCGCTTAGAGCAATCGCTTTTGTCTCGTGAGTCTATAGAAAAGCGTTTCAAGGAGTATATAGATAAGCGTATTATGGATATTCATGAGGCTGAAGAGCAGCGTTTCGAGCGGCTTCAGGAGGCTCAAGAGCAGCGTTCTAAGCGGCTTGAGCAGCGTATCAAGGAGTGTCGCGCGAATGAAGAGCAGCGTATCAAGAGGTTTCGTGCGGATGCTGAGCAGCAGATCAAGGAGTGTCGTGCGGAGGTAGAGCAGCGTATCAAGGGGTGTCGTGCAGAGGCGGAGCAGGGAATCAAGGAGTGTCGTGTAAAATATCGCGCCGATGCAAAAGAGCGTATGAAGAAGTGTCGTGCGGATTCAGAGCAGCGTATCAAGAGGTGTCGTGCTGAGTATCGTGCGGCGTATCATGCGGAATCAGAGCAGCATATCAAGGAGTGTCGTGCGGAGACAGAGCTGCGTATCAACGAGTATCGTGTGGAGGCAGAGCAGCGTATTGAGGAGTGTCATGTGGAGGCAGAGCAGCGTATCAAGGAGTGTCGTGCGGAGTATCTTGCTGATGCAGAGCAGCGTATCAAGGAGTGTCGTGCGGAGGCAGAGCATCGTATCAAAGAGATTCGTGCGGAGGAAGAGCAGCGGATAGAGGAGTGTCATGTGGAGGCAGATCAATGTATAGAGAAGTATCATGTGGAGGCAGAGCAGCGTATCAAGGAGTATCGTGAGGAGGCTGATCAGCGTATCAAGGAGCGTCGGGCGAAGTATCACGCGGAGACAGCGATCCGTTTCCCAACTCCCAA AGTTCAATAG